The following coding sequences are from one Macaca mulatta isolate MMU2019108-1 chromosome 7, T2T-MMU8v2.0, whole genome shotgun sequence window:
- the LOC702236 gene encoding olfactory receptor 4S2-like, translating to MRWDHTQEKVQENQSHSTSPAWGPMKVANNVTEFIFLGLSQDSGMQLMFFVLFFLFYVVIVVGNLLILLMVFSDSRLHTPMYFFLSNLSFVDIAYSSATAPKMIADFISEKKTISYWGCITQMFTFHFFGCAEIFVLTVMAFDRCAAICQPLRYTVIMSANACTVLASLSWLGALGHSFVQTLLTFQLPFCNAQVIDHYFCDVHPVLKLACADTTLVNMLVVANSGLISLGCFLILLASYTVILFSLRKQSAESRRKALSTCGSHLTVVTFFFVPCIFIYLRPSTTFPLDKAVSVFYTTITPMLNPLIYTLRNEDVKNAMRRLWSSKISLKEKQRG from the exons ATGCGGTGGGACCACACTCAAGAAAAAGTCCAGG agaacCAGAGTCACTCCACCAGTCCTGCCTGGGGCCCCATGAAAGTGGCCAACAATGTCACTGAGTTTATATTCCTGGGACTTTCCCAAGATTCTGGAATGCAATTGatgttctttgttttatttttcctcttctacGTTGTTATCGTGGTGGGAAATTTGCTCATTTTGCTTATGGTCTTTTCTGACTCCCGACTGCACACACCCATGTATTTCTTCCTCAGTAACCTGTCTTTTGTGGATATTGCCTATTCCTCAGCCACAGCACCCAAGATGATTGCAGACTTTATTTCTGAGAAAAAGACTATTTCCTACTGGGGCTGTATAACTCAGATGTTTACCTTCCACTTTTTTGGTTGTGCTGAGATTTTTGTTTTGACCGTCATGGCTTTTGATCGTTGTGCTGCTATCTGCCAACCCCTCCGTTACACTGTCATCATGAGTGCTAATGCTTGTACTGTGCTGGCATCACTGTCCTGGTTGGGGGCCCTGGGTCATTCCTTTGTTCAGACCCTCCTGACCTTCCAGCTGCCCTTCTGTAATGCTCAGGTTATAGACCATTACTTTTGTGATGTCCACCCAGTCCTAAAACTTGCCTGTGCTGATACAACTCTGGTAAATATGTTGGTAGTTGCCAACAGTGGTCTCATCTCCCTGGGGTGTTTCCTCATTCTTTTGGCCTCCTACACAGTCATTCTGTTTAGTCTTCGAAAACAGTCTGCAGAGAGCCGACGTAAAGCTCTCTCTACCTGTGGATCTCATCTGACTGTAGTAACTTTCTTCTTTGTTCCATGTATCTTTATTTATCTCCGTCCATCCACTACTTTCCCATTGGATAAAGCTGTGTCTGTGTTCTATACTACCATCACCCCAATGCTGAACCCACTCATCTATACGCTGCGGAATGAGGATGTAAAGAATGCCATGAGGCGCCTATGGAGTAGCAAGATCTCCTTGAAGGAAAAGCAGAGAGGATAG
- the OR4Q3 gene encoding olfactory receptor 4Q3 (The RefSeq protein has 1 substitution compared to this genomic sequence) yields MKKEQDSNVTEFVLLGLSSSWELQLFLFLLFLFFYIAIVLGNLLIVVTVQVHAHLLQSPMYYFLGHLSFIDLCLSCVTVPKMLEDFLQQSKSISFSGCLTQIYFLHFLGASEMFLLTVMAYDRYVAICNPLRYLTIMNPQLCLWLVLACWCGGFIHSIMQIILVIQLPFCGPNELDNFYCDVPQVIKLACMDTYVVEVLMIANSGLLSLVCFLVLLFSYAIILITLRTHFRQGQNKVLSTCASHLTVVSLIFMPCIFIYLRPFCSFSVDKIFSVFYTVITPMLNPLIYTLRNADMKTAMKKLRIKPCGIPLLC; encoded by the coding sequence atgaaaaaagaacaagattccAACGTGACAGAATTTGTTCTTCTGGGCCTATCATCTTCTTGGGAGCTGCAGCTATTTCTCTtcttactatttttgtttttttacattgCTATTGTCCTGGGAAACCTCTTGATAGTGGTAACAGTGCAAGTCCATGCTCACCTGCTCCAATCtcctatgtattattttttaggtCATCTCTCTTTCATTGACCTATGCCTGAGCTGTGTTACTGTGCCAAAGATGTTAGGGGATTTCCTACAGCAGAGCAAGAGCATCTCTTTTTCAGGATGTCTGACCCAGATCTACTTCCTCCACTTTCTAGGAGCCAGTGAGATGTTTCTGCTGACAGTCATGGCCTATGACAGGTATGTTGCCATCTGTAATCCTTTGCGCTACCTTACAATCATGAATCCCCAGCTATGCCTTTGGTTGGTTCTTGCCTGCTGGTGTGGGGGTTTTATCCACTCTATCATGCAGATCATACTAGTCATCCAGCTGCCTTTCTGTGGCCCCAATGAACTGGACAACTTCTACTGTGATGTCCCACAGGTCATCAAGCTGGCCTGCATGGATACCTATGTGGTAGAGGTGCTCATGATAGCCAATAGTGGTCTGCTGTCTCTTGTCTGCTTCTTGGTCTTACTATTCTCTTATGCTATCATCCTGATCACCCTGAGAACACACTTCCGCCAGGGCCAGAACAAGGTCCTCTCTACCTGTGCCTCTCACCTGACAGTGGTCAGCCTGATCTTCATGCCATGTATATTCATCTATTTGAGGCCTTTCTGCAGCTTCTCTGTGGATAAGATATTCTCCGTGTTTTACACAGTGATTACACCTATGTTGAACCCCCTCATCTACACACTCAGAAATGCTGATATGAAGACAGCTATGAAGAAGCTGAGAATAAAACCATGTGGCATTCCATTGCTTTGTTAA
- the OR4Q3 gene encoding olfactory receptor 4Q3 isoform X1, whose product MSLDILGLMKKEQDSNVTEFVLLGLSSSWELQLFLFLLFLFFYIAIVLGNLLIVVTVQVHAHLLQSPMYYFLGHLSFIDLCLSCVTVPKMLGDFLQQSKSISFSGCLTQIYFLHFLGASEMFLLTVMAYDRYVAICNPLRYLTIMNPQLCLWLVLACWCGGFIHSIMQIILVIQLPFCGPNELDNFYCDVPQVIKLACMDTYVVEVLMIANSGLLSLVCFLVLLFSYAIILITLRTHFRQGQNKVLSTCASHLTVVSLIFMPCIFIYLRPFCSFSVDKIFSVFYTVITPMLNPLIYTLRNADMKTAMKKLRIKPCGIPLLC is encoded by the coding sequence GTCACTTGATATTCTTGGCTTgatgaaaaaagaacaagattccAACGTGACAGAATTTGTTCTTCTGGGCCTATCATCTTCTTGGGAGCTGCAGCTATTTCTCTtcttactatttttgtttttttacattgCTATTGTCCTGGGAAACCTCTTGATAGTGGTAACAGTGCAAGTCCATGCTCACCTGCTCCAATCtcctatgtattattttttaggtCATCTCTCTTTCATTGACCTATGCCTGAGCTGTGTTACTGTGCCAAAGATGTTAGGGGATTTCCTACAGCAGAGCAAGAGCATCTCTTTTTCAGGATGTCTGACCCAGATCTACTTCCTCCACTTTCTAGGAGCCAGTGAGATGTTTCTGCTGACAGTCATGGCCTATGACAGGTATGTTGCCATCTGTAATCCTTTGCGCTACCTTACAATCATGAATCCCCAGCTATGCCTTTGGTTGGTTCTTGCCTGCTGGTGTGGGGGTTTTATCCACTCTATCATGCAGATCATACTAGTCATCCAGCTGCCTTTCTGTGGCCCCAATGAACTGGACAACTTCTACTGTGATGTCCCACAGGTCATCAAGCTGGCCTGCATGGATACCTATGTGGTAGAGGTGCTCATGATAGCCAATAGTGGTCTGCTGTCTCTTGTCTGCTTCTTGGTCTTACTATTCTCTTATGCTATCATCCTGATCACCCTGAGAACACACTTCCGCCAGGGCCAGAACAAGGTCCTCTCTACCTGTGCCTCTCACCTGACAGTGGTCAGCCTGATCTTCATGCCATGTATATTCATCTATTTGAGGCCTTTCTGCAGCTTCTCTGTGGATAAGATATTCTCCGTGTTTTACACAGTGATTACACCTATGTTGAACCCCCTCATCTACACACTCAGAAATGCTGATATGAAGACAGCTATGAAGAAGCTGAGAATAAAACCATGTGGCATTCCATTGCTTTGTTAA